In the Muricauda sp. MAR_2010_75 genome, one interval contains:
- a CDS encoding Ig-like domain-containing protein — MNRKKLIKSIQLLFLSSLVLYFTGCNEDDAVSGSLKVISVKLNDAPLENNMQNVPLSSTFEIVFSAIVDPNKFESAFFLMAGAENIPYTVEYLNQSTKVLINVEDMALATEYTIGLDSGNIGLEGKVLTTGVAYTFTTAAGNVKTPCLSASEDCIQQLSFMDNADQPLSFEVYANHDFVDDPEFVWDFIDKVVVVVHGAERNADEYYGYMLNALESVDMESTTLVIAPHYQDDSTAPTDGLVWNDSRWREGANAGNANASISSFTVLDTLVNRFSNLDKFPNLKTVLIAGHSSGAAYTQHYALANQVEDAHPALNFQYVVANNQYFYYPDGQRYDEGAGTFYEPMDCAGYTYWPYGYEFAVSYLDGVDAATLTAQQVSRNTIYLLGSDDISTTGTLNTTDCQATLLGSNRFARGENMFTYMETFYTSTHNHRKIIVPNVAHDANGMFNSSEFKQYVMEFE; from the coding sequence ATGAATAGAAAGAAATTGATAAAAAGTATTCAACTGTTGTTTTTGAGCAGTTTGGTCCTATATTTTACGGGATGTAACGAAGACGACGCTGTCTCTGGTTCCTTGAAGGTGATTTCGGTAAAGTTGAATGATGCTCCCCTTGAGAACAATATGCAGAATGTTCCCTTGAGCAGTACCTTTGAGATTGTATTTTCGGCCATTGTGGACCCCAATAAGTTTGAAAGTGCATTTTTCTTGATGGCCGGGGCCGAAAATATCCCCTACACCGTGGAGTATCTAAATCAATCCACCAAAGTCTTGATCAATGTTGAGGATATGGCCTTAGCAACGGAATATACCATTGGTTTGGACTCAGGAAATATAGGTTTGGAGGGAAAAGTACTGACCACGGGTGTTGCCTATACCTTTACCACGGCAGCTGGAAATGTTAAGACACCCTGCTTGTCCGCATCGGAGGATTGCATCCAACAGTTGAGTTTTATGGATAATGCTGATCAACCCTTATCCTTTGAGGTTTACGCCAACCATGATTTTGTGGACGACCCTGAATTTGTTTGGGATTTTATCGACAAGGTAGTGGTTGTGGTACATGGCGCGGAACGCAATGCCGATGAATACTATGGATATATGCTCAATGCATTGGAGAGTGTGGATATGGAATCAACCACCTTGGTAATTGCACCCCATTACCAAGATGATTCAACAGCACCGACAGATGGTTTGGTCTGGAACGATTCTAGATGGCGCGAAGGTGCAAATGCAGGAAATGCCAATGCTTCCATTAGTTCATTTACGGTTTTGGATACCTTGGTGAATCGCTTTTCCAATTTGGACAAATTTCCAAACCTGAAGACCGTTCTTATTGCCGGTCATTCGTCCGGGGCAGCCTACACGCAGCACTACGCCTTGGCAAACCAGGTTGAAGACGCACACCCAGCTCTCAATTTTCAATATGTAGTAGCCAATAATCAATATTTCTATTATCCAGATGGACAGCGTTATGATGAAGGTGCTGGAACGTTTTATGAGCCTATGGATTGTGCCGGATATACGTATTGGCCCTATGGATATGAATTTGCAGTATCGTATTTGGATGGTGTTGATGCCGCTACCTTAACAGCGCAACAGGTCTCCAGAAATACAATTTATTTACTGGGCAGTGATGATATATCCACTACGGGTACACTGAACACCACCGATTGTCAGGCAACTTTGTTGGGTTCAAATCGATTTGCACGGGGAGAAAATATGTTCACATATATGGAAACCTTTTATACCTCAACCCATAACCATAGAAAAATTATTGTGCCCAATGTGGCGCATGATGCCA